From Rana temporaria chromosome 7, aRanTem1.1, whole genome shotgun sequence, the proteins below share one genomic window:
- the LOC120945094 gene encoding histone H1.10-like, producing MSLQLEENVPTTEEEDEEEEEEEDEDEEGSEEGSDTKSSRKRSKAAAASSSGSKKKNKKKNQPGRYSQLVVDTIRKLGERNGSSLAKIYSEAKKVSWFDQQNGRTYLKYSVKALVQNDTLVQVKGVGANGSFRLNKKKLEGGAPEKKAAPAPKPAAKKATPKKSPKKTKAKPKPTKTQTPKKSSPKAAAVAAAPPAKSPKKKAAGGGGKKAGKPSRAKVHKTRKA from the coding sequence atgtccCTACAACTGGAAGAGAATGTCCCCACCACAGAGGAGGAagatgaagaagaggaggaggaggaggatgaagatgagGAGGGATCTGAAGAGGGATCTGACACCAAGTCCTCAAGGAAGAGAAGcaaagcagcagcagcctcttCCTCTGGGTCCaaaaagaagaacaagaagaagaaccAGCCGGGCAGGTACAGCCAGCTGGTGGTGGACACCATCCGCAAGCTGGGCGAGCGGAACGGCTCCTCCCTGGCCAAGATCTACAGCGAGGCCAAGAAGGTCTCCTGGTTCGACCAGCAGAACGGCCGCACCTACCTCAAGTACTCGGTGAAAGCGCTGGTCCAGAACGACACCCTGGTCCAGGTCAAGGGGGTCGGCGCCAACGGCTCCTTCCGACTCAACAAGAAGAAGCTGGAGGGGGGAGCCCCCGAGAAGAAGGCGGCCCCCGCCCCCAAGCCCGCCGCCAAGAAAGCCACCCCGAAAAAGAGCCCCAAAAAGACGAAGGCCAAACCCAAGCCTACGAAGACGCAGACACCCAAGAAAAGTAGCCCCAAGGCGGCGGCGGTAGCGGCGGCGCCACCTGCCAAGAGCCCCAAGAAGAAGGCGGCCGGCGGCGGGGGCAAGAAGGCGGGCAAGCCTAGCAGGGCCAAGGTGCACAAGACTAGGAAGGCATGA
- the RAB7A gene encoding ras-related protein Rab-7a has translation MTSRKKVLLKVIILGDSGVGKTSLMNQYVNKKFTNQYKATIGADFLTKEVMVDDRLVTMQIWDTAGQERFQSLGVAFYRGADCCVLVFDVTAPNTFKTLDSWRDEFLIQASPRDPENFPFVVLGNKIDLENRQVTTKRSQVWCHSKNNIPYFETSAKEAINVEQAFQTIARNALKQETEVELYNEFPEPIKLDKNDRAKGSAETCSC, from the exons GGTTGGCAAGACTTCTCTTATGAACCAGTATGTTAATAAGAAATTTACTAACCAGTACAAGGCCACAATCGGGGCTGACTTTCTCACCAAGGAGGTGATGGTGGATGACCGGCTGGTCACAATGCAG ATATGGGACACAGCTGGGCAGGAGCGATTCCAGTCACTTGGTGTGGCCTTCTACCGAGGGGCAGACTGCTGCGTTTTGGTTTTCGATGTTACTGCGCCCAACACTTTCAAAACTTTGGACAGCTGGAGAGATGAATTCCTTATTCAGGCCAGTCCACGGGACCCTGAAAACTTCCCCTTTGTTGTCCTGGGGAACAAGATAGACCTTGAAAACAGACaa GTCACCACAAAGCGATCACAGGTCTGGTGTCATAGCAAAAATAACATCCCGTACTTTGAAACCAGTGCTAAAGAGGCTATAAATGTGGAGCAGGCTTTCCAGACCATTGCACGGAATGCACTTAAACAG GAAACAGAGGTGGAGCTCTACAATGAATTCCCAGAGCCCATTAAACTGGACAAGAACGACCGGGCAAAGGGCTCGGCGGAGACCTGCAGCTGCTGA